A single region of the Gilliamella apis genome encodes:
- the thiQ gene encoding thiamine ABC transporter ATP-binding protein ThiQ has protein sequence MIELQKTEYQYDNFNMHFVLNIAAKERVVIVGPSGAGKSTLLSLIAGFIFPNGGQIILNQQNVTTTLPGKRPVSMLFQNNNLFSHLTVEQNIALGIKPLLKLSRAEQTIIGDILVRVGLEGFNQRYPEQLSGGQRQRVALARCLIQHRPILLLDEPFSALDQALRFEMLALVNQVCSEFNLTLMMVSHYLDDSLHHFSRCLVIDNGKIIFNAAPNQLNENQKIAELLGIES, from the coding sequence ATGATCGAACTTCAAAAAACTGAGTATCAATATGATAACTTCAACATGCACTTTGTGCTTAATATTGCCGCTAAAGAAAGAGTGGTCATTGTTGGCCCAAGCGGTGCAGGCAAAAGTACATTACTCAGTTTAATAGCCGGATTCATTTTTCCCAATGGCGGACAAATCATTCTCAATCAGCAAAATGTTACTACCACTTTACCGGGTAAACGACCCGTATCGATGCTATTCCAAAACAATAATTTATTCAGCCATCTTACCGTAGAACAAAATATAGCGTTAGGTATTAAACCATTATTAAAACTTAGCCGAGCAGAACAGACAATAATTGGTGACATATTAGTGCGTGTCGGATTGGAAGGCTTTAACCAACGTTATCCCGAACAACTTTCAGGAGGTCAACGGCAACGTGTTGCACTGGCACGCTGTTTAATACAACATCGTCCAATTTTACTCCTTGATGAACCATTTTCTGCGCTTGACCAAGCATTACGTTTTGAAATGCTAGCTCTTGTTAATCAAGTTTGTAGCGAATTCAACCTTACTTTAATGATGGTCTCGCATTATTTGGATGATTCTCTTCACCACTTCTCACGTTGCCTCGTTATTGATAATGGAAAAATTATTTTTAATGCAGCTCCAAATCAGCTTAATGAAAATCAAAAGATAGCGGAGTTATTAGGTATTGAAAGTTAG